The sequence CAACTAGATATAAATCATAGAGCTAAAACTTGGTATCGAGTATGCATTATTAAATATGTGACTTAACCATTGGAGTACTCACATGACCTATTTAACTTTATTATCTGACTCTCAAACTGAACAAAATGCAACAACAAGTATATTTGAAACCTTGAAAAGCATAACGCCTTCATTGAAAGAACCACTACAAGATGAGGCATTCAATTTATTATTTGAGGATGAACATGATTTTATTTTGGGATATAACTAAGCTTAGCTCTATAGGGAGAGCTGTCTCTCCCTATATTCTAATTAAAAATTTATACCTGAGCTGTAAATTCTCTTATTTGTGATAAAGAGGCTGCACCCACTTTAGTATCTACCACTTTACCTTGTTTCATTAATAATAAAGTTGGAATGCCACGAATACCAAAACGTACCATAAGCTCTTGAGATTTATCCGCATCCACTTTCACAACTTTTAAATCGTCTCGTTCTTGTGAAATAGTATCAACGATTGGTGCAATCATTTTACAAGGTCCACACCAAGGCGCATAAAAATCGACCAAAACGCTGCCTTCAAAGTTTTCTACTTCAGTCTCAAAATCATTCGCTAAAATTTCATTTACATTCGACATCACTTTATTTCCATTGCTATTTAGTTACTCTCAGTCTAAAGAAACTGCTTCACTTTGATTAGAGGGTAAATATTAAAAACATTGTTCTAAATTTAGAACAATGTTTAAATTTACTTTTAAAAACTAATAAAATGGAAAACTGATGAAAGCTAATTTAGATGATTTATATATGTTTATTGTTTTAGTGGAGTCAGGCTCATTTACCCTTGGGGCAAAAAAACTCAACATGCCAAAATCAAAGTTGAGTCGTCATTTAGTACAACTAGAAAAACAGCTCTCTACTCAACTTCTGATCCGAACAACACGAAGTCAAGAATTAACACAAAGTGGCCAACTTCTTTATCAAAAAAGTAAACCTTATATTGAAGGATTGTCGAAAGTAGAAGAAGAAGTTGGTTCATTTATTAATGAACCGAAAGGGCAACTAAACATTGTTTTACCAATAGAGTTTTTCAGCCGTATTATTAGTGAGTTAATAACTGACTTTGCTAAGCAGTACCCTAAAATTAACTTGACTTGCGGCCATTATTCAGGTGTTATTCCTGAAATAAATCACACAACAGACCTCACATTTGTACTACACGAAACACCATTAACTGCATCTCAGTGGATAGCTAAAACCCTATTAAGTTTCCCCCAATCATTATTTGCATCAAGTGATTACGACGTGAGTAAATTATCAAAACCAGAGCACTTAATTAATGAATCATGCATTTTAGCCAATCCACAAGAACAATGGCTTTTTCGGGATAAAAATACACTACAAGCAGTGCCTATTGATAGTCGCATCATACTGCCCAGTCCTGAAATGCGCTTGGAGGCAATGCAAAGAGGGTTAGGTATAGTTAAATTACCTGACTACACTTGCCAAAGTAATAATAAAATAAAAAGAGTAAAACTCGCTAAAGACCCTGTTGCGCAGCAATTAAGTGTTTTATATCAAAGCAGAAGTATTCCTTTAAAAACACGTGCTTTTTTAGATTTTTTTCAAAACCATATAGGTAGATTGTCCTAAACTAATTAAGAGCCTTTACTTGCTCATAAGCCAAAAATATTATTAACATTAATTTTACAATTCGAAAGAATGTATAATGATAAAAATAA is a genomic window of Pseudoalteromonas sp. '520P1 No. 423' containing:
- the trxA gene encoding thioredoxin yields the protein MMSNVNEILANDFETEVENFEGSVLVDFYAPWCGPCKMIAPIVDTISQERDDLKVVKVDADKSQELMVRFGIRGIPTLLLMKQGKVVDTKVGAASLSQIREFTAQV
- a CDS encoding LysR family transcriptional regulator, which encodes MKANLDDLYMFIVLVESGSFTLGAKKLNMPKSKLSRHLVQLEKQLSTQLLIRTTRSQELTQSGQLLYQKSKPYIEGLSKVEEEVGSFINEPKGQLNIVLPIEFFSRIISELITDFAKQYPKINLTCGHYSGVIPEINHTTDLTFVLHETPLTASQWIAKTLLSFPQSLFASSDYDVSKLSKPEHLINESCILANPQEQWLFRDKNTLQAVPIDSRIILPSPEMRLEAMQRGLGIVKLPDYTCQSNNKIKRVKLAKDPVAQQLSVLYQSRSIPLKTRAFLDFFQNHIGRLS